CTTCGTACGCGATCTTGCCACGACCGAAGAGGGCGAGCTGCTGGCCATCCCGCGCAAACAGCGCGCGGAGGTGCGGCGATCCCTCGGTTTCGATCTGGAAGTGGTTACCGGGGGCGAGGCGCTGCTCGCCGAACATTATCGCGTCTATGCCGAATCGGTGCGCAACCTCGGCACGCCGGTATTCCCGGCGGCGCTGTTCCGCAGCGTCGCGGGCGCGATGGACGCCGACGTGCTGACCGTCCGCCATCGGGGGCGCGCGGTGGCGAGCGTGCTCAGCCTGTATTTCCAGGGCATTGTCTATCCCTATTGGGGCGGCGGGACCGCGGCCGCGCGGGCGCTGCGGGCCAACGACCGCATGTACTACGCACTGATGAACCATGCGCGCGGCCGCGGCTGCAAGCGGTTCGATTTCGGCCGGTCGAAAACGGGCACCGGCGCGGCGGCGTTCAAGAAGAACTGGGGCTTTACGCCATGTCCGCGCAGCTACGCGACGCGCTCAGCCGGCGCACCGCGGCAGGTCAATCCGCTCAACCCGAAATACGCATTGATGGTGCGGACATGGCAGCGGCTGCCGCTACCGGTCGCAAACCTGCTGGGGCCGTGGATATCGCGCGGGCTGGGGTGATGGACCTCCTGTTCCTCGCCCACCGCGCCCCGTTTCCGCCCGACCGCGGCGACAAGATCCGCAGCTATCACGTGCTGCGTTATCTCAGCGCGCGGGCACGGGTGCATCTGGTCGCGTTCGGCGAACGGGCGGCGGATTTCGACGTGCCGCCCGCCATCGCGGAACGGCTGGCGAGCGTTGCGATCGTTAGGCGCGGCAAGCCTCAGCCTGTGGCGGCACTGGAAGCGCTCGCCCGTGGATCGCCGGTGTCGCTGACCGCCTTCGGATCGCCGGCGATGCGCGCTGCGGTGGCGGCGGTGCGCGCCGATGCGGTCTACTGCTTTTCCGGCCAGATGGCGCAATATCTGACCTTTGACGGACCGACGGTCATGGATTTCGTCGACGTCGATTCCGCCAAGTTCGCCTGCTTTGCGGACCAGGGGTCATGGCCGCTACGCTGGATGATGCGGCGCGAGGCGCGGCTGCTCGGCGCATTCGAGGGCCGCGTATCGGCCAGGGTCGGCGCAAGCGTGTTCGTCAGCGATGCGGAGGCGGCGCTGTTCCGTGCCGGTGGTGGCACCGGCAGGGTGGTGACGGTCGAGAACGGTATAGACGCGTCCGCATTCGACCCCACGTCCGTCGCGCCCGTCACGTCCTTCCCGTCGCAGGCGTCCGACCGCCGGTCCGGGATGGCGGGCGGGAAGGGCGGGTCCCCCCTCATCGTCTTCACCGGACAGATGGATTATCGCCCGAATGTCGAGGCGGTGACCCGGTTTGTCGCCGACGTGTTGCCGCGTCTCCACGCGGTCCGGCCGCACCTGCGCTTTGCGATCGTCGGTCGCGCGCCGACCCCGGCCGTGCAAGCGTTGGCCGGCGACAGCGTGATCGTCACCGGTGAGGTCGACGACGTGCGTCCCTGGCTCGCGGCCGCGGCCGTGTGCGTCGCGCCGCTCCAGCTGGCGCGCGGCATCCAGAACAAGGTGCTGGAGGCGATGGCGATGGCGCGGCCGGTGGTGGCGTCGGGCCCCGCGGCGGAGGGCATCGATCATGGCGGCACCCTGCGGGTCGCGCGCGATGCCGCCGACCACGCCGCGCACATCCTCGCCCTGCTGGACGATCCGATTGCGGCAGCGGCCCTCGGCGCGGCTGCGCGTGCGCGCGTGCTGGCGCGCTACGACTGGGATGCGCGGTTGGCGCCACTGGATGCGCTGCTGGGGCTGGAGGCATGACCCCTGCACAGGCGTGGCGACGGCATGGTATCGCGCTGGCGATCGTCGTCGCCGCGGTCCTGCTGCTGTTCCGCGACGACGTCGTCCGGCTGGTATCGATCTGGTGGACCAGCACGACCTTCGGGCATTGCCTGTTCATCGGCCCGGTGATCGGCTGGCTGGTATGGCAGCGGCGGCGCGAGCTTGCCGCGCTGACCCCGGTCGCATGGTGGCCGGGATTGGCGCTGGTCGGGGCGGGCGGTATCGGCTGGCTGATGGGCGATGCGGGCTCGGTCAGCTTCGCGCGCCAGTTCGGCGTGATCGTCATGCTGCAGGGCGTGGTGGTGACGCTGCTGGGACCACAGGTCGCGCGCGGGCTGATGTTCCCCTTGTGCTACGCCGTGTTCCTGGTGCCGTTCGGGGAGGAACTGGAAGCGCCGCTACAGGCGGTGACGGTGCACATCGTCATGCCGTTGCTGCATCTGGTCGGCGTGCCCGCCGAATCCAACGGCGTGCTGATCCACGCCGGCCGTTATTATTTCGAGGTGGCGGAGGCGTGTTCGGGCGCCAAGTTCGTCATCGCGATGCTGGCGTTCGGCGTGCTGGTGGCCAACGTCTGTTTCGTCTCGTGGCGGCGGCGCGCCTGGTTCATGGTGGCGGCGATCGTGGTGCCGGTGATCGCCAACGGCCTGCGCGCGTTCGGCACGATCTACGCCGCGCACCTGACCAGCGTCGAATCGGCGACCGGCTTCGACCACGTCGTCTACGGCTGGCTGTTCTTCGGACTGGTGATGGCCGCGGTCCTCGGCATCGGCTGGCGTTGGTTCGACCGGGCGCCGGATGCGCC
The sequence above is a segment of the Sphingomonas insulae genome. Coding sequences within it:
- the xrtA gene encoding exosortase A; translated protein: MTPAQAWRRHGIALAIVVAAVLLLFRDDVVRLVSIWWTSTTFGHCLFIGPVIGWLVWQRRRELAALTPVAWWPGLALVGAGGIGWLMGDAGSVSFARQFGVIVMLQGVVVTLLGPQVARGLMFPLCYAVFLVPFGEELEAPLQAVTVHIVMPLLHLVGVPAESNGVLIHAGRYYFEVAEACSGAKFVIAMLAFGVLVANVCFVSWRRRAWFMVAAIVVPVIANGLRAFGTIYAAHLTSVESATGFDHVVYGWLFFGLVMAAVLGIGWRWFDRAPDAPVFDPAALAPPRRGLLALPLAAVLAVGVAGLWPVWSIAIAHRATPLPAHIDLPQVAGWDRAPLSRAAPWQPYHPGADHVLFGRYVRGGAAVDLAIAVFGSQGEGHKLGAFGTGVIREEDRWVRIADAAPIAGGSALRMTAPGPAGHPVERIVATWYVVGDTVTADERVVKIETMKARLLGGPQRAVAVHLSAEATPGRDPRADIAAFAAALGPIPALGDRAAGLR
- a CDS encoding TIGR03087 family PEP-CTERM/XrtA system glycosyltransferase, yielding MDLLFLAHRAPFPPDRGDKIRSYHVLRYLSARARVHLVAFGERAADFDVPPAIAERLASVAIVRRGKPQPVAALEALARGSPVSLTAFGSPAMRAAVAAVRADAVYCFSGQMAQYLTFDGPTVMDFVDVDSAKFACFADQGSWPLRWMMRREARLLGAFEGRVSARVGASVFVSDAEAALFRAGGGTGRVVTVENGIDASAFDPTSVAPVTSFPSQASDRRSGMAGGKGGSPLIVFTGQMDYRPNVEAVTRFVADVLPRLHAVRPHLRFAIVGRAPTPAVQALAGDSVIVTGEVDDVRPWLAAAAVCVAPLQLARGIQNKVLEAMAMARPVVASGPAAEGIDHGGTLRVARDAADHAAHILALLDDPIAAAALGAAARARVLARYDWDARLAPLDALLGLEA
- a CDS encoding FemAB family XrtA/PEP-CTERM system-associated protein, with the protein product MPLLAMPLGVREATLSDVAESGAVDAFVRAQDGATPFHLTAWSRAIQRSCGQRARYLIAERGDGRIVGVLPLTEMRSPLFGKALVSTGFGVDGGVLGDGVDALASGAWELAQRIGCPGVELRGGPAPSGWETDDTAYLGFVRDLATTEEGELLAIPRKQRAEVRRSLGFDLEVVTGGEALLAEHYRVYAESVRNLGTPVFPAALFRSVAGAMDADVLTVRHRGRAVASVLSLYFQGIVYPYWGGGTAAARALRANDRMYYALMNHARGRGCKRFDFGRSKTGTGAAAFKKNWGFTPCPRSYATRSAGAPRQVNPLNPKYALMVRTWQRLPLPVANLLGPWISRGLG